Proteins encoded by one window of Amaranthus tricolor cultivar Red isolate AtriRed21 chromosome 4, ASM2621246v1, whole genome shotgun sequence:
- the LOC130810952 gene encoding transcription factor RAX3-like, producing the protein MGRAPCCDKANVKKGPWSPEEDAKLKSYIEKHGTGGNWIALPQKIGLKRCGKSCRLRWLNYLRPNIKHGGFSEEEDKIILSLYVSIGSRWSIIAAQLPGRTDNDIKNYWNTRLKKKLLGKQRRDQQQHSRNPSNNPILKQEVMDNKMVNPISFTSSLYNNHNQFPILPQLNLLNYSNSCNIFQGVSNNEDHNHTSTMKLLMKIEGDYDHTINPNQILLHNHDHYPNINNIDYPSNDIYTHEGQMVEGQSSTFPPEIEALMSSNNGNNPQREVLDGLEFLYGGGGGGCGGGAGGDYGGDHLVNNHEGMISMGSLPNLELDGNALIQGIEEEGSHFEEHMRLNSFVSAQQSACIVFFAIKNSWLIVK; encoded by the exons atgggaAGAGCTCCTTGTTGTGATAAAGCTAATGTGAAGAAAGGTCCATGGTCTCCTGAAGAAGATGCTAAGCTCAAATCTTATATTGAAAAACATGGCACTGGTGGTAATTGGATTGCCTTGCCTCAAAAGATCG GGCTCAAGAGATGTGGAAAGAGTTGCCGCCTTAGATGGTTGAACTATCTTAGACCTAACATCAAGCATGGAGGATTCTCAGAAGAGGAAGATAAGATTATCTTAAGTCTTTATGTTAGTATAGGAAGCAG GTGGTCTATAATTGCAGCACAATTACCAGGAAGAACGGATAATGACATAAAGAATTATTGGAATacaagattgaagaagaagcTTTTGGGTAAACAAAGGAGAGATCAACAACAACATTCTAGAAACCCTAGCAATAACCCAATACTAAAACAAGAAGTAATGGATAACAAAATGGTTAATCCAATTTCATTTACTTCATCTTTATACAATAATCACAACCAATTCCCTATACTTCCTCAATTGAATTTGCTTAATTACTCAAATTCTTGTAATATTTTCCAAGGAGTTAGCAATAATGAGGATCATAATCACACTTCAACCATGAAATTACTGATGAAGATTGAAGGGGATTATGATCATACTATAAACCCTAATCAAATCCTTCTTCATAATCATGATCATTATCCTAATATAAATAACATTGATTATCCAAGTAATGATATCTATACACATGAAGGTCAAATGGTGGAAGGGCAAAGTAGTACTTTCCCACCCGAAATTGAGGCGTTGATGAGTAGTAATAATGGCAACAACCCACAAAGGGAGGTTTTAGATGGACTTGAATTCTTGTATGGCGGTGGCGGTGGTGGTTGTGGTGGCGGTGCTGGCGGCGATTACGGTGGTGATCATTTGGTAAACAATCATGAAGGAATGATTTCAATGGGATCTCTTCCTAATTTGGAACTTGATGGTAATGCTTTGATTCAAGGTATTGAAGAAGAAGGTAGTCATTTTGAAGAGCATATGAG ATTAAACTCTTTTGTCTCTGCTCAACAATCAGCATGCATAGTGTTCTTTGCTATAAA AAACAGTTGGCTCATTGTGAAGTGA
- the LOC130810563 gene encoding branched-chain-amino-acid aminotransferase 2, chloroplastic-like encodes MYLMKCSQEDGFIAEGQLNPYGNLELSPASGALNYGQGIFEGMKVFRRDDGRIFLFRPDQNAQRLKIGAERMCMPSPSVSQFIDAVKQTAIANKRWIPPPGKGSLYIRPLLLGSGPILGVSPSLEYMFVIYASPVGYYFKEGSSPLNLCVEEEFDRASRGGTGGIKTISNYGPALRPLIQAKSKGFSDVLYLDSVNGKYIEEVSSCNIFIVKGNTISTPPVKGTILPGVTRKSVMEIARNLGYNVEERLIPVSELLEADEVFGTGTAVVVAPVGTITYRGKRIEYRTGENSVSKRLSSTYVAIQNGLIEDKNGWMVEIN; translated from the exons ATGTACTTGATGAAATGTTCCCAAGAAGATGGGTTTATTGCTGAGGGCCAACTTAATCCTTACGGAAATCTTGAATTAAGCCCTGCTTCGGGGGCCTTAAACTATGGACAA GGCATATTTGAAGGAATGAAGGTATTTAGGAGAGACGATGGCCGAATTTTCTTGTTTCGTCCTGACCAAAACGCTCAACGACTGAAAATTGGTGCTGAAAGAATGTGCATGCCTTCTCCTTCGGTCAGCCAATTCATTGATGCTGTGAAGCAGACCGCTATAGCAAACAAACGTTGG aTTCCTCCTCCTGGAAAGGGATCCCTCTACATTAGACCTTTACTCCTAGGAAGTGGACCCATACTTGGGGTGAGTCCATCACTTGAGTATATGTTCGTCATCTATGCTTCCCCTGTTGGATACTATTTCAAA GAAGGCAGTTCTCCTTTGAATTTGTGTGTAGAGGAAGAATTTGATCGTGCTTCACGTGGTGGAACCGGTGGAATAAAAACTATTAGCAATTATGGACCT gCTTTGAGGCCACTGATTCAGGCAAAGAGCAAAGGTTTTTCGGATGTTCTATACCTTGATTCTGTGAACGGGAAATACATTGAGGAAGTTTCTTCTTGTAACATATTCATTGTTAAG GGAAACACAATCTCAACTCCTCCGGTAAAAGGTACAATACTTCCAGGAGTCACTCGAAAAAGCGTAATGGAAATAGCTCGCAATCTTGGTTATAAT GTTGAAGAACGGCTTATCCCAGTGAGCGAATTGCTTGAAGCTGACGAAGTTTTCGGCACTGGAACAGCCGTTGTTGTTGCTCCTGTGGGTACCATTACTTACCGTGGTAAAAG GATAGAATACAGGACAGGTGAGAACTCGGTATCGAAGAGGCTTTCATCAACATATGTTGCAATTCAAAATGGTTTGATTGAGGACAAAAATGGTTGGATGGTAGAAATTAATTAA